From a single Phragmites australis chromosome 7, lpPhrAust1.1, whole genome shotgun sequence genomic region:
- the LOC133924877 gene encoding myb-related protein Zm1-like, protein MGKGRAPCCAKVGLNRGSWTPEEDMRLIAYIQKYGHANWRALPKQAGLLRCGKSCRLRWINYLRPDLKRGNFTAEEEETIIKLHGLLGNKWSKIASCLPGRTDNEIKNVWNTHLKKRVSPGGEENNAGAKKKKKPAGAEVPIPSPSPSSSTTTTNCSSGDSGEQQSNTSKEPDELDLKNLEAPMLDSGFDFDILVDPVPELYCPAVSVPSSPCASSTSPPVCARWVEELLDLPEIDIDQELWSIIDGDGGSAGPFTEAPAPCQGNATEANAASTTRQEEGKERWLESLERELGLWGPMEDYHYQYPMGPQGQVSPPDQLPAMVQDPVCYFQAGPTPATLQGPECSVILTSNQMVL, encoded by the exons ATGGGGAAAGGCCGGGCACCGTGCTGCGCCAAGGTGGGGCTCAACAGGGGGTCATGGACGCCGGAGGAGGACATGCGGCTCATCGCCTACATTCAGAAGTACGGCCACGCCAACTGGCGCGCCCTGCCCAAGCAAGCAG GTTTGCTGCGGTGCGGGAAGAGCTGCCGGCTGCGGTGGATCAACTACCTCCGGCCGGACCTCAAGCGCGGCAACTTcaccgccgaggaggaggagaccatCATAAAGCTGCACGGTCTGCTCGGCAACAA GTGGTCGAAGATTGCGTCGTGCTTGCCGGGCAGGACGgacaacgagatcaagaacgTCTGGAACACGCACTTGAAGAAGCGGGTGTCACCGGGCGGGGAGGAGAACAACGCCGgcgccaagaagaagaagaaacccgCAGGCGCCGAGGTGCCAAtcccgtcgccgtcgccatccTCGTCCACGACGACGACTAACTGCTCCAgcggcgactccggcgaacAGCAGAGCAACACGAGCAAGGAGCCGGATGAGCTGGACCTGAAAAATCTTGAGGCCCCCATGCTCGACTCAGGCTTCGACTTCGACATCCTGGTGGACCCCGTGCCGGAGCTGTACTGCCCGGCCGTGTCCGTGCCGTCGTCGCCCTGTGCATCGTCCACGTCCCCACCGGTGTGCGCCCGCTGGGTGGAGGAGCTGCTCGATCTGCCAGAGATCGACATCGACCAGGAGCTGTGGAGCATCAtagacggcgacggcggcagcgcCGGCCCGTTCACCGAAGCGCCAGCACCGTGCCAGGGCAATGCAACGGAGGCCAACGCCGCCAGCACGACCAGACAAGAGGAGGGAAAGGAGCGGTGGTTGGAGAGCCTGGAGAGGGAGTTGGGCCTGTGGGGCCCCATGGAGGACTACCACTATCAGTACCCGATGGGCCCACAAGGTCAGGTTTCTCCCCCGGACCAACTTCCTGCCATGGTGCAGGACCCAGTGTGCTAC